CTGCTGAAACTATTAGCGGGAAACATCGGAGGCTGCCCGCGCCAAAGCATCCGCCCGTTCGTTACCCGGATCGTTCGTGTGGCCGCGTACCCACTGCCACGTCACGTCATGTCTTGCTGCCGCCTGCTCAAGTCGCTGCCACAGGTCCTGATTCTTCACTGGTTTGCCGTTAGCGGTCCGCCAATTCCTTCGACGCCAGTTGTCCATCCAAGACGTGATGCCGTCCATCACGTACCGGCTGTCCGTGACGACTTGAACAGGCGAACCGGGCTCGATTTCCTCGAGCGCGCGGATTGCCGCCATCAGCTCCATCCGATTGTTCGTGGTACTGGGGGCACCACCTGACAATTCCCGGGTACCTGCGGGAGATTCGATCACGACCCCCCAGCCCCCGGGCCCTGGATTGCCGACGCAGGACCCGTCCGTGTAGACGATCGTCGGTTTTTCGATCACGTGCGGCCAAGCCCGTAGCTGTCTGGACCCCGGGCTGCGCGGTGAAATCGGAGGCGTCCCAAGTACTCGGCGGGATCCTTCGGCCGCACAACTGCGGTGGACGGGGTGGTCTCCCAATCGACCAGACGCGTGAACAGGAACCGCATCGCTGACCCCGCACACAGCACCGGAAGTGCCGCGATCTCTCCGGCCGATAGGCGGCGATTCTCCTCGTACCCCTTCAGGAGCGCGCCGGCTTTCGTGATGTTGAAGTCGGCGTCCCGCTCAAAGCACCAGGCGTTGATGCAGATGGCGAGGTCGTAGGCGAAGAAATCATTGCAGGCGAAGTAAAAGTCGATCAGCCCACTTACCTCTCCGTCCCTGAAGAACACGTTGTCCGGGAACAAATCGGCATGAATGACACCCCTGGGCAGGGATGTCGGCCAGGCAGCGGCGATACGCGTGAAGTCGTCGCTAACTTCCTCGTAGAGCCCCTTGTCGTAGTTCTCGAGTCTCGCTTCCGACTGCGTTAGCGTTTGTTCCCACGCACCGAGCGACAGCCCGTTCGGGCGCGATTTCCCGAAGCCGGAACTGGCGGTGTGAAGGCGCGCCAAGGCCCGTCCTACGGAGCGGCAATGCCCGGGCTCGATCCGGGAACGGGCAATGCCCTCCAGAAAGGTGACGAGTGCGGCCGGGCGGTCCGCCAAGCGGCCTAGCGCGTTGCCCTTGCGATCGTGGAGCGGTACCGGACAGGGGATTCCCTGACTGCTGAGATGGTCCATCAGGTCAAGGAAGTACGGCAGGTCGCCTTCCGCTACCCGTTTCTCGTAAAGCGTGAGGATGTATCGACCCGAGCTTGTAAACAGGAGATAGTTAGTGTTCTCCACGCCATCTGCGATTCCGACGTAGGTTTCCAGGGACCCGATGTCGTAAGCAGCTATGAAGGCCCTAACCTGGTCCGCGTTTACTTGTGTGTAGACCGCCATGTTTCTGCCGCGAAGTCCGGGGGAGCGCTCAGTCAGCGACACGGGACCGGAGTGTATGGCATTCGTCTGGGGAACGACGTCGGTCTCCATTGCCGGCAGAGCGACGGCGGGCGTGGTATGCGTTTACCCTTCGCGCTATGCGGGCCGGCCCGTTTCCGGGGCCCTCTCAGTGCTGATCCGTTGTGCAGCCAGTCGCTGCCGCAGGCAGCTAGGGTGGGCGGCGGTTGGCAGCGCGGAACTTGTCGCGAGCCGGTACGCTGCGGCGAGGTGCTGGTACAGGACTGGGGGCAGATTGGCGTGCCATTACAACAGTCGCAGCGCCTGGTCGCGGGTGGCGGGGGCGAGCCTCCCGTGTGTGCTCTTCCTCGAGATGGCTTGAGCCAGGGAGTTTGACAGTGGCCCGCGTCGCTTACGTGGACGGACACTATTCCGACCTGACTGGAGCTGTGGTCTCCGTCGAAGATCGCGGGCTGCAGTTCGCCGACAGCGTCTACGAGGTGATTGCGCTGGTCGCTGGGAGACTGGTTGACCTTGACCAGCATCTTGCGCGGTTGGCGCGATCCGGGAGCGGATTAGGGCTGCCGGCGGCGATGACCGACGCGGGCCTGCGCGTCGTGCTGAGTGAGGTGGTACGGCGCAACCGGCTGCGGGACGGGCTCCTCTACTTGCAGGTCACCCGCGGGCAGGCACCGCGGAACCACGCGTTCCCGGCTGAACCACGGGCCTCGCTGATGGTGACGCTGCGCTCCTGGACACCGTTCCCCAGGACGCTGGCCTCGGGCGTGGCAGTGGTTTCCGCCGACGATCTTCGCTGGCAGCGGTGCGATCTCAAGACGACCGGCCTGCTCCCGAACGTTCTGGCCAAACAGCGTGCCCAGGAAGCCGGCGCATTTGAGTGCTGGATGGTCAAAGACGGAGTGGTGACGGAAGGCGCGTCGTCCAATGCCTGGATTGTGCTGGATGGGTCAGTCCACACGCATCCACTGAGTCATGATGTGCTGGGCGGTATCACCCGTGAGGTGCTTCTGGAGCTTGCCGCCGCGAACGACATAGAGATCCTGGAGGAGCCCTTCCGCCTGACCGATGTCAGAAGTGCCGAGGAGGCGTTTCTGACCAGTACGTCGTCGTTCGTCGTGCCGGTTATTTCAATTGACGGCAACGAGATTGGAGACGGCGTTCCGGGTCCGGTCACTCGTCGCCTGCGGGAACTCTACCGGGACCACGTGTATGGCCCGGCCGGCTGATCCGCCAGCCGGGCCCGATGCGGTTTGTCGTCAGGCGGTCGCGACCGCCGGAATCGGGTCGAAGTCGCCCCCAAGTACCACCGCCGGGTCTGCCCCCATCCAGTTCCCGACCGCGCTGGAGTACACCCTGCGGAAGTCGGTCGTGTGAAGCAGGTTTCCGTCGTCTAGCTCGGTCAGGCTAGGCGGTGTCCCGTATTGGCCGCCGGCCACTGGCGCGCCGGCGAGGAACACCGGAGTGGCAGTCCCATGGTCGGTGCCCAGGGAGATGTTCTCGGGCACACGGCGTCCGAATTCCGTAAACACCAGCATGAGCACATCGTCGCTGCGGCCGATTCGTTCGACGTCATCCACGAAGCCGCGAATCGCGTCTGTTGCATAGGCCAGAAGCCGCGCATGGACGTCCACTTGGTGGACATGGGTGTCAAAGGAGTTGCCGCGGTACCCGCAGTAGTAGAAACGAGCGGGCATCCTGGCATCGATTAGCGACACGATTTTCCGCAGGTCTTGCGCGAGCCCGATGTTGATGCCGTAGTCGACATCACTCTGATAGGCATTCCATGCCTCGCGAACGAGCATTGCCGACTGGCGTGCGTCCCGTGCGCTCCGGCTCAGGAACGCCAGATTGGATTCGGAAGCCCCGGGGTCTCCGATCAGCTCGTCGAACATCGGTTGCTGCTCGTAAACGCCGTCTCTCCGGAAGGTTTCCGGCTGGTCGAACACGAGCGCCGGGTGCACCGGATTCCGCACCGCCTGCGACGGACGCTCGTCCACATTGATGATGTAGTCGCGCTGCGGGGTCGGACTGAGGTTTGCTGCGGCACGCCCCACCCATCCGGAAGACTCGCCGCTGTTGGGTGCTGCCGAGTGCCAGTAGCTCATGGAGATGAAATGCGAAAAGCTTGGCTGGTCGTAGCCGCATCCGTGAACGATCGCGAGTTCTCCCCGGTCGTACAGCTCGGCCAGACCCTTGCACGAAGGATGGAAGCCGAAATGGTCGTCGATGGTGCGAAGGTTGCCGGCCGGGATCCCGATTCTGGGTCTCGCGTTGTAGTAGGCGTCATCGCCGTACGGTACGACGGTGTTCAGCCCGTCATTCCCGCCGGTGAGTTCGACCACGACCAGAATTCGCCCTTCGCGGTCCAGCGCAGCTTGGTCGCCGACGTCGGTGGTCACGTCGGAGGCGGCGAGGGCCTGCTGGAACACCGGCGGCACGCCGAACGCGCCGAGCCCCGCAGCGCCGGCTGCGGACATGAAGTGACGACGAGACAGGCGCCGAATTGGGGAGAAGTTCATGATAGCTGGTATTCCGGGGTGCTGAGTACGAGGTGCACGAGAAGACGGAGAGGTTCACGGATCCATGACGTTGCTTCCGCAAGTGATGCACCTGCGAGCTCGTCGTCCAGGAACTGAACCAATGCCAGTCGGTCCGCCTCGGCGAGTGGACGGCGCAGCAGCCGCTGGCAGAGCGAATCCACGACTTCTTCCGAGGTCTCCAGCCCATCCAGCAGGGTCAGGACGTCCAGTTGAGCGGCATCGTCCGTGGCGGGTTTGACGACGCGCATGGCTTCAGAGTGGCCATGCCAGGAGGCGTAGCGCGTATTGTACGCTTCGTCGGACGCCGCCATCTCCATCGCCATGGACTCGCCTTGCACCGTAGCCTGGGTGATCTCCGCGCCCGCGGCGATCTTCGCCCCGACCTTGACCAGCGTGTCGGAATAGAGCGGATCCGGCGATCGGAACGCGAACATGTCGGGGAACAGGAGCTGGCGGCCGAAATTCCCGCGGTCGAGCAGGGTGGCAGAGGTAATCCAGGCGCGGCCGCCGGCCCATCCGGCGACATTGGGAGGCTCAAACAGCCGCTGTCCCAGCCGCTCCGTGGTCACGTGAAAGTCGGGCACGCCGGGCAATCCGGCGAGACCGAGTTTGCGGTACGTGCCCACCACCATTTGCACAGGGCTCTTGATCAGGCTCCCGACGGAAGCCGGGGCGTAAAAGTCCCGGCTCAGGAAGATCGTCCGCAGTAAGCCTGCCGTGTCGTAGTCACTTTCTCGGTACGCATTCGCCAAGGCGTCGATGACTGCTTCGCTCCCGCGGTCACGCACGAAGTAGCGATACATCTTCCCGGCGAGGAATCGCGCGGTTGCTGGCTGCTGGAGGATCAGGTCGATGATGTCGTAGCCGTCGAAATTGCCGGTGTGACCAAGGAACGTCTTCGGGTCGGTGTCGTGCTGGTCGGCATTGACGACGAAGGAAAGCGTGCGAGGGTCGTGCGTCCAGCCCGTGAACGCGCGGGCCGCTTCCCGAATGTCCGCTTCCGTGTAGTTGCCCGGGCCCAGCGTGAAGAGCTCAAGGATTTCGCGGGCGAAGTTCTCGTTTGGATTGCCCCGCACGTTCTGTCCGGCGTCCAGGTAGACCAGCATCGCCGGGTCGGTGGCAACGCCGCGAAGCAGGTCGCGCAGGGATCCCTTGCCCTTGGCGTGGAACAGCTCGAGCTGCTGCAGCATCTTCCGGTAGTCGCGGACCTTGACATTCCCGGTGGCGAAATGCCCGTGCCAAAACAGTGCGAGTTTTTCCTGCAGCGGCCGCTCGGTGAGCACCATCCGCTCGCCCCACCACCGTGACAGCCGCCTGATTTCCAGGCGATCGGCATTCAGGATGTAGAAAAACGCATTCACGACCGGCTGCAGCGGCCGCGATCCTCCGGGCTTGATCTTCACGCCCAAGGTCTCGCCGTCACGGCGGGCGTCGCGCACCGCCTGCGCACGGCTTCGTGGCACTTCGATCATGCCCGCCCGAAAGATGTCGGAATGGTCGAAGTCCTGCAGGCGGTCGTTTGGCACGCGGTCCCAATCGATCAGGAATGAGACTGCGTCTTCCGGGCTCAACGCCGCGAGGCGTGCCACGTCTTCGGGAGTGCCACCGAAACCCGCTCGCTCCAAGAGGTGAGCGGCGTGCTCGTAGTTCCACTCCGATGCTGTAATCGGAGCGAGATCCCCCTCCCACTGGGTCATGGCTGCACGGTCGCCGGCACTTCCTGTCGCAGCGATCGCCACCCCCCCGAAGATTGCCGCAAAGGCCAAGAATATTCGCGTCATGATGCCCATTTCCCTGGAAGAGCTTCCGTGCAGACTATAGCAGCAGCACTCAAGCCAAGACGGTGCCGCAATTCGGGTGACCGACGCACAAAGTGGCGGAACGAGCTTGAAGTTGAATACGCTGATGGTGCCAGCCGGGCCGCCGTTGGGCGCAAGGTTCGGTGCGTTCTATCCGGGTTCGTCTTGGTCATCGATCGTCTTGCCCGCCACACTCACGTGCCGCTTGGACCGAGTACAGGAGACATCAATTGGACATCAGACGCGTCGTTCCGAACATCACGTCCGATCGGCTTGAAGAGAGCCGAGCGTTCTACACGGAATTCCTCGGCTTCGAGGTGGCAATGGACCTGGATTGGATCGTGACGCTGGCGTCGCCGAGCCATCCGGCGGCGCAGGTCAGCCTGCTGCAAGGTACCCGGTCGGACGCCGGGCACGACGGGATGAGCGTGTCCGTCGAGGTCGCGGACGTTGACGAAGTCTACGCTGACGCGGAGTCACGAGGCATTAGGGTTGAATATCCGTTGACGGACGAACCATGGGGAGTCCGCCGCTTCCAGGTCATCGATCCGAACGGCGTACTCATCAACATCCTGAGCCATACCGAGTGACGTGCTCCGGAAGGAGCCACCGCCGCCCGGAATGACCTGCAACCGGAATCCCGTTGTTCGCGGTAGTCGGAGATTTTTTGGCAGCTTGCTCAGTGCTCGTTGGTCTGGAACGGCGCGACTGCCTGCTTCCCGGAACCAACAGCTTGATTGCGCGGGACTCGTGTAGTCTTGTAACGAATCGCCATAATTTCGGTGCAACTGATCACTCGTTGGACTAAGGAATCACATGGCAACGCAGTCGTCTCTGTTCCCGGCCCCGCGGCATGATCACAGTGCGTGCATAGCGACTGGCCTCGCCCGGGCCGAGGAAATATGCCAGGACCGACAAGAACGGTTCACCGAAAACCGCCGGCAAGTGCTGGAGCTCTTGCTCGCGGAACACCGCTCAGCCGGGGCCTACGACATCCTCGAGCGGTTCGACTGGAAGGGCCGCAAGCCGGCGCCGGTGCAAATCTACCGTGCGTTGTCCTTCCTCGAGACCATGGGCCTCGTCCATCGGGTCGCAAGTCAGAACGCCTATGTCGCTTGCAGCAGTAGGGGAGAGGGGCACGGCACATTCCTGCTGGTGTGTGAGCAGTGTCGGATAGTCGCCGAGCCGAGCGCTGCCGGATTGAGCCGTGCCGTGAAGGAACTGGCCGGCAATTCCGGTTTTGAGCCCCGCGCTCACATCCTAGAAGTCATTGGCCGGTGCCCGGATTGCGTTGCGACTGGGGATACCTGAGACGGTTCAGCTGGGCCTGATGCCCTTGCTGATCGGCTGCACGGGCGTGCTACGAAAACGCAGGCCGAATTCGGGCTGAGCCTCCGAACAGCCCCGCCGATCTTCCGGCCTGGCAGTCCAGGCGCCGGTCCGGGCGCGAACCGCAATCGGGCTCAGACGACTCCAGCCCATCGCCTGCCCGAGCGGCAGGCTGCTTGCTGCGTTGCATCAGTAGAGTTCGATGCTCATCGCCTCCATGGTATACCCGGCGTCGCCGACTTCGTTGAGGTGTGCCTGCGTGGTGATCACACCGGTGACCCATACCGGTTTGAATACGTTTGTCATCGGGTAAGAGTCCTCGGTCGTCACATAGACGATTTGGTTCGCGGGCGGTGGGGGCACATGAATGCATGCGCCGAAGTACGGGACGAGCAGAAACTCCCAGATCGCCATGTGCTCGAATTCCAGAGGCACCATGTATCCGGGAATCCGGATCCGCTGGCCATCGAGCTCCGCGACAACCGGCGCCGAGCGGGCAGCTTCGCGATAGGCTTCAAGCAGTTCTAAGGCTCGATCGCTCCCGTCGGAAAGGTCTTGCAAGTCCTCGCCCCCTAGGGATTCGAGGTCGGCACGCGGATCCCAGCCACTTGGAATGAGATCCTCCCATCCGAGTTCCCGCGCCGAATCCGGCGTTGCCGCGACAGGGCTGCTCGACGCCAGCGCAGCGCAGAGTGCGGCCGCGGTCAAGGCCGCCGGCAGGGCCCCGGCTTTGCGGGCCTGTCTTGTCAACATGGTCAAATCCTCATCGAAAGGCCGTCGGCGAGCGACAGCCGGTAGGCGCGGATCGCTGGCACGGCGCCGGCTGCGGTGCCCGCCGCGACGACGGCGGCGATGATCCACCAGTCTCCGGGTCCAGGTAGCGCAATCGGCAAGTGCAGGCCGAACTCGCGCGCGACGATCGGTTGGCCGATCAGCAGCGCGACGTAGAGCAGTACCACTCCGGCGGCCGCCCCTACCAGAGCAAACACCAACGCCTCGCTCATGAACAGAGCGAACACATGCAAGGGCCTGGCTCCGACGGATCGAAGCACCGCCATTTCCCGCCGTCGCGCTTCAAGGCTCGAGAGAATGACGGTTAGCATTCCGAGCAGCCCGGTCGCTACCACCATGGCGGAAACAAAGCGAAGCAGGTTCTCGGCGACACTCATCAGATCCCACAACTCCTGCAGGGCAACGCCGGGAATGATCGCCAGGACTGGCTCCTCGCTGTACTCGTTGATTCTACGCTGAACGTCAAAGATGGCGATCTTGCGGTCGAGCCCAACCAGGAAGGCGGTGATCGTCTTCGGCGTGAGGTCCATGCCGCGCGCCTCATCGGCCGTGATCGTGAGCCCGGGCATCGGCGCTCCAGCCCTCCAGTCGACATGCATCGCAGTGAAGCCTTGCACGCTGACATGCACGGTGCGATCGACCGGCGTGCCCGTCGGCCGGAGAATCCCGGCCACGCGAAACGGTTTGTCATCGTGTTCCACGAAGCTCACGGCGCCCGCACCGTGGGAGACAACGATCCTGTCATCGAGCGCATAACCCAGCCGGTTCGCGACTTCCGCTCCGAGCACTGCGTCGAAGACGTCGACGAACGACCCGCCGCTGCTGAATTGGAGGGTTTCGGTGCGGGCGTACCGATAATGCTCGAAATAAGCGCTCGACGTTCCCATCACCCGGAAACCGCGGTGCGAGTCCCCCAGCGAAATCGGCACCGTCCAAAGGACCCGGGGGAAACTCCCGATGTCCTGGTAGGTCTCCCAGGAGATGTTGTTCGTGGCGTTGCCGATGCGAAAGACCGAGTAGAGAAGCAGCTGGATCGCGCCGCTGCGGGCCCCGACGACAAGGTCGGTGCCGGAAATGGTATTGGCGAAGGCGCCACGAGCGTCGCGCCGCACTTTTTCCACGCCCAGCAGCATGGCCACACTGATCGCGATTGCGAGCAGGGTCAGCCCAGCTGTAACGCGACGGCTGAATACGCTCCGCAGTGCGAGTCGAACCATCGCCATCGGTCGTCCTAGGCCGGGGAACCCATCACTTTGTCAAAACTCGCGCGGGTGCCGGCCGACCAGCGGGGCAGGCCCGGTCCCGAGGTCGGCCGCGCATTCCCCGCTTGTGTGCCGAAGACCGATGCATGACAGCAGTTCAAGGCGCTTGTCCGGGCATGCCGGTGCCGTTTCGATTCAGCTCGTCGAGTGAAATCCGGCGGTCGAACAGCGCGCCCAGGCGCGTATCGTGGCTCGCGAACAAAAGCGACACCCCGGCCTCGTCGCACTGCTCCGACAAGACCTGGAGAAAGCGTTTGCGGGTGCCCTCGTCGAGCGCGGAGGTGGGCTCGTCAGCCATGATCAACTCTGGCGCTCCGATCAGTGCCCGCGCGATGGCAACGCGCTGTTGCTGGCCGATGCTGAGTTCGGTAACCGGGCGCGCCAGCAGCTCGGCTGGTTCCAGTCCGAGGCGGACCAGGAGGCGTCGCGCCTCTGCTTCGGGCGATCCGGATCGTGTCTGGGCCCGCTCGAAGCGCCGGTGAGAGAATCGGCAAGGCAGCACGACATTGTCCATCATCGATAGGTAGGGCACCAGATTGAACATCTGGAACACGAAACCTATGTGGTCGGCCCGGAATCTGTCCCGCCGGGCCGCCGGCATCCGGGAAATGTCTGCTTGAAGAACCCGTACCGTTCCTTCTCGCGGGCTTACGACCCCGCCCAGCAGGCTGAACAACGTGCTCTTGCCGCTGCCGCTCGGGCCTTCGATGAATACGCGCTCCCCTGCGGTGATTTCCAGCCGCGTAATGTCGAGGATGTCTCGCTGGCCGGTCTTCCAAGCAAACCGTACGCGATCGATCTCGACGATCATCCTTGGCTCCGCTCCCGGGCTCTCACCGACGATCTCAGGCCGGATTCACCAAATCGGCTCTGCCGCCGGTTTCCACCGCACCGGGGACGTGGTTCCATGATGATCATTTTGCCGCGCTTGGCGAACTTTTTGCGGTCGCGCGCAGGGCCGCGACAGCACACTGCCAACCGGTTGTATCGACCCGAGAACATGGGATTCGCCGCCAGCGTTGACGGCGACGGCTAAACGTGCCGAATGTTCCTGGGGCCGCGTTCAGGCGTCCCTGCCTCAGGGTGCCAGCGCGACGGCAGTCGAATCCGGATGCAGATCGGTTGCCGACTGCGCAGTTGGCGTTACCACGCGCGCGCTGATCTCTTCAACGTCATGCAGGTGCTCGAACACGCGAACGTCAACCTGGCTGAGCTGCTCGGGCGCATTACAACGGAAACGATAGGTTGCGCGAAGCTCTGAATGCTCCTCCTCGCCAGCAGCCGTCTCACTCCCTTCGTCCTCATGCGCTGCATGCTCGTCGTCGTGCGCTTCGTGCTCGTCGTCGTGCGCTTCGTGCTCGTCGTCGTGCGCTGCGTGCTCATCCGCTTCGTGGTCGCCTTCGTCATGATGGTGTTCGTCGGACAAACTGACGATATCGGCGGCAGCCTCTTCAATGGCGCAGTCTGCATCTGCAGATAGCGCGAACAGCGAGCCCCCGTTCCGGAGGGGTTCGAGCGCCCGCCGCACGGCTTCGTGCTCGGCATCGTCTCGCGGAGCGTGCTCAAATCCGACTACGTTCACGGCGGGAATACGAAGCTCGATCAACGCCTGATCGCCTTCGACGACGATATCGAGCGTTCCGTGTCCGTGCGCATGGGCATCGTGCTCGCGATGCTCATGTTCCGCTGCCAGAGCGACAGGCGCAAGGAAGATGGGAACGGATGCCGCGGCTAGCCGCCAGCCGCGGAAGGAATGTCGTTTCTGATTCGATATCACTTGATCTTCTCCACACTCAGGCTGATAAATCGACTCCAGCTTTCATGGAGGAACGATATAGTATTACACCGTGCGGACGGTGCCTACTCCGCGGCTCCCAGAGGGACATCTGGTACGCGCCGACCGGGTTGCAGGCGCGAAACCGGGACTTCCGTGCCACTCGATCGAGAAGGTTTGGCTGTCCGCCATCTTCCGGCGGCAGGTGGCGCGGCTGCCGCCCGGGGGCGGCAACGCCGTCGAAACGGCGCGCAGGCATGTCGGTCGCGTGCATTCCAGCTGGAGCCGACCTGGGATCTCTCGACTGCCGGCTGGTCGCCTCAAATTGGTATCGGATGGGATGGTGGTTCTGCCTTCAGCTGCCTGAGATTCAATGGTTTGCATATTGGCTGGGAGAGGCCGCAAGACTTAGCAGAGATGGCATAACCTCCTTATTGGCATAACAAAAGAGAGGCCTTCCGACTTTGACGGGATTCTGCGCCCCACCTACTATGGAAGCACGGCCATCGGCCCCCGATTCGCAGGAGGAATCATGAGACTGGCACTGGGCGCAGCCCTCGTTGCGATACTTGCGATTGGTACGGCAGCGGCGGACGAGATCGATTCCCGCGAGTTTGCGGTTGTCGGTACGTGGGGCAACCTCACCAATTGGAGCCTGCATGAAAGCAGGCTTTGGGGCGACGTGCTGCCGACGGCATCCGATGGGAAGATCACCGCGAACGCCAAGCCTTACACCGAGCTGGGCCTCTCAGGCTACGAGGTCGTCAAGCTGCTCAAGCTTGGTGCCTACGACGCTGTCCACGCGCTGACAACCTACACGAGCCAGGACAGCCCTGCCCTGGAAGGCATTGACCTTGCTGGCGTTTTCCAGGACATGGATACGTATCGCAGGGCGCTGCAAGCCTACCGGCCGATCATCGAGCGCGAGCTCAAGAACAAGTACGACGCCGAGCTCGTCATGCTCTACACGTTTCCGAGCCAGATGCTCTGGTGCAAGCTTGGCGACGCCGAGGACGGCTCGCTCGCGAGTCTGGCCGGGAAGAAGATCCGAACCTATTCCACTTCCCTTGGCGACTTTATCGAGGGGCTCGGGGCGTCAGCGGTGACACTGTCCTTCGCCGAGGTCGTACCGGCGCTGCAAAAGGGTGTTGCGGACTGCGGCATCACGGGCACCGGGCCCGCTTACAACGCCAAGTGGTGGCAGGTGGTGACACACAACATTCAGATCCGCCTCGGCTACGCGGCGACGTTCATGGCGGTGAACGGTGATACCTGGAGTTCACTCAGCGAGGCTACCCGGACGGTGATCCGCGAGAGCGCCGCCAGGGTTGAGAACGAGATTTGGGATTCGATCAAGCAGCTGGACAAGACAGCGCTGGCGTGCAATGCGTTTGGACCCTGCCCGTGGGGCGAGGTGGGCGGCATGACCCCGGTTGCCCCGTCTTCGGCTGACCAGGCCATGCTGAAGGACATTGTTGAGAATTTCGTCCTCAAGCGCTTCGCTGAGCGCTGCGGCCGGGCCTGCGCCGAAGAATGGAACGCCACCATGGGCGACATCGCCGGGTTGAAGGCACCACTTTGATCGCGAAGCAGTACACGGCACCGGGTACCATCTAAGCAATTCGCGGGCTCCACGGACGGTAGCGCCGATTGGAACTGCTCGCCTACATCCACCGGTTGCTTGAACGGCTTGCACTCTGGGCGGTCTGGGCCGGGGGGGCTGCGCTCCTGCTGTCGGCGGTGATGGTCACCATCGACGTGCTCTGCCGCAAGTACCTGAACGTGACCATGTCGGGCTCAGACGAGATCACCGGCTACGTATTTGCCGGCGCCACGACGTGGGCCTATGCGTACTGCCTGCTACATCGCTCGAACATTCGAATCGATGCGCTGTACAACCTCTTGCCGCTGTTCCTGCGCGCCGCTCTGGACATCGTCGGGTTGCTGGCGCTGCTGATCTTCATCGGCTTTCTGTCCTCCAAAGCCGTGACCGTGTTCACCGAGTCATGGGTGAACAATTCGGTCTCGGTCACGACGCTGACCACGCCCTTGTGGATTCCGCAGCTGGTGTGGCTGGCCGGATTGATCTTCTTCAACGTCACGCTCATTTTCGTGCTCCTCTACACGGCATGCTCCTTTGTGGTGCATGGCCCGGCCTCGGTCCAGCGGCTCGCCGGGACCCGGAGCGTCCAGGAAGAGATCACCGAAGAGACCCATAGCCTCACGGAACCGGAACGGTGATCCGGCGCGGCCTGGGAGTGCGAGGAGTGGCCCGGGCAGACTGGCCGACGGCGAGCGTCTCTGCCGGGGCGCGGGCAATGGGCTGCTGTTCCGCGGCAGCCTTCGGGCGTGGCAAGAGGGCCCTGTAGATGGCTGCTTGGGCGTTCGTCGCGACTTTGGGGCTGGTGCTGGTTGCCGTGCCGGTGGCCGCGGTCCTGGGCCTCCTTTCGATGGGGCTCGACGAGATCTACATGGGCGGGCGGCTGTCCCGTGCCATGGGTGAATTCGTCTGGGACAAACAGAAGGAGTTCATTCTCGTCGCCATCCCAATGTTCATCCTCCTCGGCGAGATCATGCTGCGCGCCGGCATCGCCCGGAGGATGTACAACGCGGTGGCGCAGTGGCTCAGCTGGCTTCCGGGCGGGCTGATGCATGCGAACATCGGCTCGTGCGCAATCTTCGCCGCCTCGTCCGGCTCTTCGGTGGCGACCGCCGCCACCATCGGTACGGTGGCTTATCCGGAAATCGAAAAACGGAAGTACCACGAAGGGTTGTTCCTCGGATCACTCGC
This portion of the Rhodospirillales bacterium genome encodes:
- a CDS encoding DUF3299 domain-containing protein, with the protein product MLTRQARKAGALPAALTAAALCAALASSSPVAATPDSARELGWEDLIPSGWDPRADLESLGGEDLQDLSDGSDRALELLEAYREAARSAPVVAELDGQRIRIPGYMVPLEFEHMAIWEFLLVPYFGACIHVPPPPANQIVYVTTEDSYPMTNVFKPVWVTGVITTQAHLNEVGDAGYTMEAMSIELY
- a CDS encoding ABC transporter permease, encoding MVRLALRSVFSRRVTAGLTLLAIAISVAMLLGVEKVRRDARGAFANTISGTDLVVGARSGAIQLLLYSVFRIGNATNNISWETYQDIGSFPRVLWTVPISLGDSHRGFRVMGTSSAYFEHYRYARTETLQFSSGGSFVDVFDAVLGAEVANRLGYALDDRIVVSHGAGAVSFVEHDDKPFRVAGILRPTGTPVDRTVHVSVQGFTAMHVDWRAGAPMPGLTITADEARGMDLTPKTITAFLVGLDRKIAIFDVQRRINEYSEEPVLAIIPGVALQELWDLMSVAENLLRFVSAMVVATGLLGMLTVILSSLEARRREMAVLRSVGARPLHVFALFMSEALVFALVGAAAGVVLLYVALLIGQPIVAREFGLHLPIALPGPGDWWIIAAVVAAGTAAGAVPAIRAYRLSLADGLSMRI
- a CDS encoding ABC transporter ATP-binding protein gives rise to the protein MIVEIDRVRFAWKTGQRDILDITRLEITAGERVFIEGPSGSGKSTLFSLLGGVVSPREGTVRVLQADISRMPAARRDRFRADHIGFVFQMFNLVPYLSMMDNVVLPCRFSHRRFERAQTRSGSPEAEARRLLVRLGLEPAELLARPVTELSIGQQQRVAIARALIGAPELIMADEPTSALDEGTRKRFLQVLSEQCDEAGVSLLFASHDTRLGALFDRRISLDELNRNGTGMPGQAP
- a CDS encoding DUF2796 domain-containing protein — protein: MISNQKRHSFRGWRLAAASVPIFLAPVALAAEHEHREHDAHAHGHGTLDIVVEGDQALIELRIPAVNVVGFEHAPRDDAEHEAVRRALEPLRNGGSLFALSADADCAIEEAAADIVSLSDEHHHDEGDHEADEHAAHDDEHEAHDDEHEAHDDEHAAHEDEGSETAAGEEEHSELRATYRFRCNAPEQLSQVDVRVFEHLHDVEEISARVVTPTAQSATDLHPDSTAVALAP
- a CDS encoding TRAP transporter substrate-binding protein, whose product is MRLALGAALVAILAIGTAAADEIDSREFAVVGTWGNLTNWSLHESRLWGDVLPTASDGKITANAKPYTELGLSGYEVVKLLKLGAYDAVHALTTYTSQDSPALEGIDLAGVFQDMDTYRRALQAYRPIIERELKNKYDAELVMLYTFPSQMLWCKLGDAEDGSLASLAGKKIRTYSTSLGDFIEGLGASAVTLSFAEVVPALQKGVADCGITGTGPAYNAKWWQVVTHNIQIRLGYAATFMAVNGDTWSSLSEATRTVIRESAARVENEIWDSIKQLDKTALACNAFGPCPWGEVGGMTPVAPSSADQAMLKDIVENFVLKRFAERCGRACAEEWNATMGDIAGLKAPL
- a CDS encoding TRAP transporter small permease: MELLAYIHRLLERLALWAVWAGGAALLLSAVMVTIDVLCRKYLNVTMSGSDEITGYVFAGATTWAYAYCLLHRSNIRIDALYNLLPLFLRAALDIVGLLALLIFIGFLSSKAVTVFTESWVNNSVSVTTLTTPLWIPQLVWLAGLIFFNVTLIFVLLYTACSFVVHGPASVQRLAGTRSVQEEITEETHSLTEPER